Proteins from a single region of Zonotrichia leucophrys gambelii isolate GWCS_2022_RI chromosome 17, RI_Zleu_2.0, whole genome shotgun sequence:
- the POMT1 gene encoding protein O-mannosyl-transferase 1, with amino-acid sequence MLGFLKEPVVVTAKINVSLVALTVMGLMSRLWGLCYPRAVVFDEVYYGQFVSLYMKRIFFVDDSGPPFGHMLLALGGYLGGFDGNFLWNRIGAEYSINVPVWSLRLLPALAGALCVPLAYQILAELHFSHCAALGAALLILLENSLITQSRFMLLESILIFFILLAVLSYLKFYNLQKHSSFSGSWWFWLLLTGVACSCAVGVKYMGLFTYMLLLATAGLHFWHMIGDQNLSNVSLLCHFLARALALIIIPMGLYLSFFYVHLALLYRSGPHDQIMTSAFQASLEGGLARITQGQPLEVAYGSQITLRNVLGKPMQCWLHSHTNTYPIRYENGRGSSHQQQVTCYPFKDVNNWWIVKDPGMQQLVVSNPPRPVRHGHIVQLVHGITTRYLNTHDVAAPLSPHSQEVSCYIDYNISMPAQNLWRVEIVNRESDTDVWKTILSEVRFVHVNTSAVLKLSGASLPEWGYRQLEVVGEKLSKGYHQSMLWNVEEHRYGKSQEQKEREVELHSPTQMDISKNLSFMAKFTELQWKILTLKNEDTEHKYSSSALDWITMDTNIAYWLHPTSGAQIHLLGNVATWASANAAALLYLCLSLWYLLRRRRRIYDIPEDAWQLWMAAGGICGGGWAVNYLPFFLMEKTLFLYHYLPAVTFQILLIPVVLQHLSDHLCRSVLLKSMFSALVVAWFSWVYFVYCTFSPLTYGQPALAPAELRALRWKDTWNILIRKQ; translated from the exons ATGCTGGGGTTTCTGAAGGAGCCAGTTGTGGTCACTGCAAAGATCAACGTGAGCCTTGTGGCACTGACTGTGATGGGATTAATGAGTCGTCTCTGGGGGCTTTGCTATCCACGGGCTGTGGT TTTCGATGAAGTTTATTACGGCCAGTTTGTTTCCCTCTACATGAAGAGGATCTTCTTTGTGGATGACAGTGGCCCACCCTTTGGCCACATGCTGCTGGCCTTGGGAG GTTACTTAGGAGGATTTGATGGAAACTTCCTATGGAACAGGATTGGAGCTG AGTACAGCATCAATGTTCCTGTGTGGTCCCTGCgactcctgccagccctggctggtgcTCTCTGTGTGCCTTTGGCCTACCAGATTTTGGCTGAACTGCATTTCTCCCACTGTGCTGCACTTGGAGCTGCTCTTCTGATTCTCTTGG AAAACTCTCTGATCACTCAATCAAGGTTCATGCTTCTGGAAtcaatattgattttttttatcctgctTGCAGTTTTGTCCTACCTGAAGTTCTACAATTTGCAAAAGCACAG TTCCTTCTCTGGAAGCTGGTGGTTTTGGCTCCTGCTGACTGGAGTAGCCTGTTCTTGTGCAGTTGG AGTGAAATATATGGGCCTGTTTACCTATATGCTGCTCTTGGCCACTGCAGGACTCCACTTCTGGCACATGATAGGAGACCAGAACTTGTCAAAT gTTTCCTTGCTGTGCCATTTTCTAGCCCGGGCTCTGGCCCTCATCATCATCCCCATGGGGCTCTACCTCTCCTTCTTCTACGTTCACTTGGCTTTGCTCTATCGCTCTGGGCCTCACGACCAGATCATGACAAGTGCTTTCCAAGCCAGCCTAGAG GGTGGGCTGGCTCGAATCACCCAGGGTCAGCCCTTAGAGGTGGCCTACGGCTCCCAGATCACCCTGAGGAACGTGCTGGGCAAGCCcatgcagtgctggctgcactCCCACACCAACACTTACCCCATCAG GTATGAGAATGGCAGAGGGAGTTCCCATCAGCAGCAGGTGACCTGCTATCCCTTCAAGGATGTGAACAACTGGTGGATTGTCAAAGATCCTGGAAT gcagcagctggtggtGAGTAACCCCCCCCGGCCCGTCAGGCACGGGCACATCGTGCAGCTGGTCCATGGCATCACAACTCGCTACCTCAACAC GCATGATGTTGCTGCTCCTCTTAGCCCCCACTCCCAAGAAGTTTCCTGCTATATTGATTATAACATCTCCATGCCAGCACAGAACCTCTGGAGAGTG GAAATTGTAAATCGTGAGTCTGACACGGACGTGTGGAAGACAATTCTGTCAGAAGTGAGGTTTGTTCACGTGAACACCTCTGCAGTGCTAAAG CTGAGTGGAGCATCTCTGCCTGAGTGGGGATACCGGCAGCTGGAGGTGGTGGGAGAGAAGCTGTCCAAAGGCTACCACCAGAGCATGCTGTGGAATGTGGAAGAGCACAGATATGGCAAAA GCCAAGAGCAAAAAGAGAGGGAAGTGGAGCTCCACTCCCCCACACAGATGGACATCAGTAAAAACCTCAGCTTCATGGCAAAGTTCACAGAATTGCAG tggaAAATACTgacattaaaaaatgaagacaCAGAACATAAAtacagctcctctgccctggaCTGGATCACAATGGACACCAATATTGCCTACTGGCTCCACCCCACCTCGGGG GCCCAGATCCACCTCCTTGGGAATGTTGCCACCTGGGCTTCAGctaatgctgctgctctgctgtacctgtgtctgtccctgtggtACTTGCTGCGGCGGAGGAGGAGGATCTACGACATCCCTGAAG atgcctggcagctctggatggcagcaggaggcATCTGTGGTGGAGGCTGGGCTGTGAATTACCTGCCTTTCTTCCTGATGGAGAAAACACTTTTCCTGTACCACTACCTGCCTGCTGTCACATTCCAGATTCTCCTGATTCCTGTGGTACTGCAGCATCTCAGTGATCATCTCTGCAG ATCTGTGCTGCTCAAGAGCATGTTCAGTGCCCTGGTTGTGGCCTGGTTCTCCTGGGTGTACTTTGTGTACTGCACCTTCAGCCCCCTGACCTACGGGCAGCCCGCGCTGGCGCCCGCGGAGCTCAGGGCCCTGCGCTGGAAGGACACCTGGAACATCCTGATCAGAAAGCAGTGA
- the PRRT1B gene encoding proline rich transmembrane protein 1B: MAGWTAGGGAGGGEGRGRGLGEGVVLLDCPAPITDSKGRPDAVPLSIPVCRPGSRPPAHPEPRCCGPGWPVRGGAARGPWANSSGSMINRPGCAPAARAGPRGARGPRRGRSGPGPERRRLGARGHRREWGRGWGTGGNTRAAPWHPEPGVAVPGVSRPIRASLSPQASPRMDGEPPAGPQTRGPAARGAEPGDGSGAAGAPSGTAGTPTGAAGVLPTPGAPTEALPTPGAPTEALPTPGAPTEAAGALPTPGAPTGTAWAPTGTAWAPTGTAWAPTGVPAGAAGALPTPGPRSDAPAVPGDRPVAVSVVSSSAFDGAPPPYSPPDPKSYHLLYPPFPAGYAQQGPIIYPPGPGPQPYPGPGFHPGPLPYSPYHPPPGPSPAGRGHHRPKDYTVESVLVTLFCCLITGVMALVYSHETRAALARGDMAQAYLASKKAQSLVLISLLIGLFASISWIVYVLVSLYL, translated from the exons ATGGCGGGATGGacggcggggggcggggccggaggTGGAgaggggcgggggcggggcctgggtGAGGGCGTGGTC CTCCTTGACTGCCCGGCGCCCATCACCGACTCCAAGGGCCGGCCGGACGCTGTCCCGCTGTCCATCCCCGTTTGCCGGCCCGGGTCCCGGCCCCCTGCGCACCCCGAGCCCCGGTGCTGCGGGCCGGGTTGGCCGGTGCGGGGCGGCGCCGCCCGCGGGCCCTGGGCAAACAGCAGCGGGTCAATGATTAACCGGCCCGGCtgcgctcccgccgcccgcgcGGGGCCACGCGGGGCTcgggggccgcggcggggccggagcgggcCGGGCCCCGAGCGGCGGCGGTTGGGAGCCCGCGGGCACCGGCGTGAGTGGGGCCGGGGATGGGGCACCGGGGGGAACACGAGGGCAGCCCCATGGCACCCCGAACCCGGGGTGGCCGTGCCGGGAGTGTCCCGTCCCATCAGAgcctccctgtccccgcaggcCTCTCCGCGGATGGACGGTGAGCCGCCAGCCGGGCCCCAgacccgcggccccgccgcgcggGGAGCGGAGCCGGGGGACGGCAGCGGGGCGGCCGGGGCTCCCAGCGGGACAGCCGGGACTCCCACCGGGGCGGCCGGGGTGCTTCCCACCCCCGGGGCTCCCACCGAGGCCCTGCCCACCCCCGGGGCTCCCACCGAGGCTCTGCCCACCCCTGGGGCTCCCACCGAGGCAGCCGGGGCGCTGCCCACCCCCGGAGCTCCCACCGGGACGGCCTGGGCTCCCACCGGGACGGCCTGGGCTCCCACCGGGACGGCCTGGGCTCCCACCGGGGTTCCCGCCGGAGCAGCCGGGGCGCTGCCCACCCCCGGCCCCCGCAGCGATGCCCCCGCGGTCCCCGGGGACAGGCCCGTGGCCGTGTCGGTTGTCTCCAGCTCAGCCTTCGACGGGGCTCCTCCACCGTACTCGCCCCCGGACCCCAAGAGCTACCACCTCCTGTACCCGCCGTTCCCAGCCGGCTATGCCCAGCAAGGCCCCATCATTTACCCGCCGGGGCCGGGACCGCAGCCCTACCCAGGCCCGGGCTTCCACCCCGGACCGCTGCCCTACAGCCCG TACCACCCGCCGCCGGGGCCCTCACCCGCCGGCCGCGGGCACCACCGGCCCAAGGACTACACGGTGGAGTCGGTGCTGGTGACCCTCTTCTGCTGCCTGATCACCGGGGTCATGGCCCTCGTCTACTCCCACGAG acCCGCGCTGCCCTCGCCCGTGGGGACATGGCCCAGGCGTACCTGGCATCCAAAAAAGCGCAGTCACTGGTCCTCATCAGCCTCCTCATCGGGTTGTTCGCCTCCATCAGCTGGATCGTCTACGTGCTGGTGTCCCTGTACCTGTGA
- the UCK1 gene encoding uridine-cytidine kinase 1, giving the protein MASAGGPDAERPHPKPFLIGVSGGTASGKSTVCEKIMELLGQNEVEQRQRKVLILSQDSFYKVLTAEQQAKALKGQYNFDHPDAFDNELMHSTLKNIVEGKTVEVPTYDFVTHSRLAETTVVYPADVVLFEGILVFYSQDIRDMFHLRLFVDTDSDVRLSRRVLRDMKRGRDLEQILTQYTTFVKPAFEEFCLPTKKYADVIIPRGVDNMVAINLIVQHIQDILNGDICKWQRGALNGHGRTYKRPFPEQAESAAVLAAGKRSHLESSSRPH; this is encoded by the exons ATGGCGTCCGCCGGCGGCCCGGACGCGGAGCGGCCGCACCCCAAGCCCTTCCTCATCGGCGTCAGCGGCGGCACCGCCAGCGGCAAG TCCACAGTGTGCGAGAAGAttatggagctgctggggcagaacGAGGTGGAGCAGCGGCAGCGCAAGGTGCTGATCCTCAGCCAGGACAGCTTCTACAAGGTGCTGACGGCCGAGCAGCAGGCCAAGGCCCTCAAGGGACAGTACAACTTCGACCACCCGG ATGCCTTCGATAACGAATTGATGCATTCAACCCTGAAGAACATTGTTGAGGGCAAAACGGTTGAGGTACCAACGTACGACTTCGTGACACATTCTCG GCTGGCAGAGACCACAGTGGTGTATCCTGCTGATGTTGTCCTCTTTGAGGGGATCCTGGTGTTCTACAGCCAGGACATTCGGGACATGTTCCACCTGCGGCTCTTTGTGGACACGGACTCTGACGTCCGGCTGTCCCGCAGAG TTCTGCGAGATATGAAGCGTGGGAGGGACCTGGAGCAGATCCTCACCCAGTACACCACGTTTGTCAAGCCTGCCTTTGAGGAGTTCTGCTTACCG ACAAAGAAGTATGCAGATGTGATCATCCCCAGAGGAGTTGACAACATGG TTGCCATAAACCTGATCGTGCAGCACATTCAGGACATCCTGAACGGGGACATCTGCAAGTGGCAGCGGGGGGCGCTGAACGGGCACGGCCGGACGTACAAGCGGCCGTTCCCGGAGCAGGCCGAGAGCGCCGCCGTGCTGGCGGCCGGCAAGCGCTCCCACCTCGAGTCCAGCAGCCGCCCGCACTAG